The following are encoded together in the Enterobacteriaceae endosymbiont of Plateumaris sericea genome:
- the pmbA gene encoding metalloprotease PmbA — protein sequence MEIFSKIIEQRNILESKTLDSTILAKKEIQNFEITIKKTIGFNTHIRYGIIETSEFYNNESFSINVYKNYQKGYAETNNLSINNIKNTIYHAVNLSNYTSYDICLGLPKYKLLALDNIDLNLFHISKIDNMKYILVLKESEEIALNMDKRIINSNGGDFNSFAIIHIFANSLGILQSYISTYYSLYLSVIAKENNKMECNYSYSISRSTIDLYSPEILGKDSAKKSLNKLGSCKIKTQKSPIIFSSEISCSLFKHLAQLINGYYVYQKLTFLFNSLNKKIFPEWLNIIENPHVLKGLGSKPFDNEGVYTKKTMIVENGILKKWLLNNYTANKLNLETNGHAGGIYNWYINSKNNINYNTLIKKMNNGLIVTELMSNGVNNITGDYSRGVCGFWVENGKIKFPVSEITISSNLKKIWLSILDISNDIEKRNSIQCGSILIEEMTISGF from the coding sequence ATGGAAATATTCTCAAAAATTATAGAACAACGTAATATATTAGAATCTAAAACATTAGATTCTACAATATTAGCTAAAAAAGAAATTCAAAATTTTGAAATAACAATTAAAAAAACTATTGGATTTAATACTCATATTCGTTATGGAATTATAGAAACATCAGAATTTTATAATAATGAATCATTTTCTATTAATGTATATAAAAATTACCAAAAAGGTTATGCTGAAACTAATAATTTATCTATAAATAATATAAAAAATACTATATACCATGCAGTAAATTTAAGTAATTATACATCATACGATATCTGTTTAGGATTGCCTAAGTATAAATTATTAGCATTAGATAATATTGATTTAAATCTTTTTCATATTTCTAAAATAGATAATATGAAATATATTCTTGTACTTAAAGAAAGTGAAGAAATTGCATTAAATATGGATAAACGTATTATTAATAGTAATGGAGGAGATTTTAATAGTTTCGCAATAATTCATATATTTGCAAATAGTTTAGGAATATTGCAGAGTTATATTTCTACTTATTATTCATTATATCTATCTGTTATAGCTAAAGAAAATAATAAAATGGAATGTAATTATTCATATTCTATTTCAAGATCTACTATAGATTTATATTCTCCTGAAATATTAGGTAAAGATAGTGCAAAAAAATCATTAAATAAATTAGGATCTTGTAAAATTAAAACTCAAAAATCTCCAATAATTTTTTCAAGTGAAATATCATGTTCTTTATTTAAACATTTAGCTCAATTAATTAATGGATATTATGTTTATCAAAAACTAACTTTTTTATTTAATTCATTAAATAAAAAAATTTTTCCAGAATGGTTAAATATTATAGAAAATCCTCATGTTTTAAAAGGATTAGGATCTAAACCATTTGATAATGAAGGAGTATATACAAAAAAAACAATGATAGTAGAAAATGGAATATTAAAAAAATGGTTATTGAATAATTATACAGCAAATAAATTAAATTTAGAAACTAATGGACATGCTGGAGGAATATATAATTGGTATATTAATAGTAAAAATAATATAAATTATAATACTTTAATAAAAAAAATGAATAATGGTTTAATTGTAACTGAATTAATGTCAAATGGAGTTAATAATATTACAGGAGATTATTCTCGTGGAGTATGTGGTTTTTGGGTTGAAAATGGAAAAATAAAATTTCCAGTAAGTGAAATTACAATATCTTCAAACTTAAAAAAAATATGGTTATCTATTTTAGATATTAGTAATGATATTGAAAAAAGAAATTCTATACAATGTGGATCTATTCTTATAGAAGAAATGACAATTTCAGGATTTTAG
- the ppa gene encoding inorganic diphosphatase has product MTLNKVSSGNKIPDDINVIIEISSNSKPIKYEVDKKSGILFVDRFISTTMFYPCNYGYINNTLSLDGDPLDVLVPTQYPILPGSVIRCRPIGILNMIDESGEDIKIISVPHKKISQEYNNINDIDDLSIFLKKQITHFFQHYKDLENGKWVKINKWDNIDIAKKEILSSINRFKKKYC; this is encoded by the coding sequence ATGACTTTAAATAAAGTATCTTCTGGAAATAAAATACCGGATGATATTAATGTTATTATTGAGATATCTTCTAATTCAAAACCAATAAAATATGAAGTAGATAAAAAATCAGGAATATTATTTGTCGATCGTTTTATTTCTACAACAATGTTTTATCCTTGTAATTATGGTTATATAAATAATACATTATCTTTAGATGGTGATCCTTTGGATGTATTAGTACCTACACAATATCCTATATTACCAGGATCTGTTATTAGATGTCGTCCTATTGGTATATTAAATATGATAGATGAATCTGGGGAAGATATTAAAATAATATCTGTTCCACATAAAAAAATTTCTCAAGAATATAATAATATTAATGATATAGATGATTTATCTATTTTTTTAAAAAAACAAATAACTCATTTTTTTCAACATTATAAAGATTTAGAAAATGGTAAATGGGTTAAAATTAATAAATGGGATAATATAGATATTGCTAAAAAAGAAATTTTATCTTCTATTAATAGATTTAAAAAAAAATATTGTTGA
- a CDS encoding CTP synthase, with product MNVNYIFITGGVTSSLGKGIIIASLASILENRGLKVTLIKLDPYINMDASTINPTQNGEIFVTSDGAETNLDLGYYERFITTKMSRNNNFTAGYIYSEVLKKERQGAYLGVTIKVIPHITNAIKKHITKLGKKKYDIILVEVGGIVEDIESLPFLEAIRQMAVDIGKDKIIYIHLILLPYIKNVKEIKIKPTQYSIKKLLSIGIQPDVLICRSNYSLSNLEKIKIASFYNLSKQVIISLKDVSSIYKIPILLKKQGLDNYVCNKFKFNLRDTKLTKWKKILNTELNSKGYVNISIVGKYTKLPDAYKSVIEALKHGGLKNQVHVNIHLINSELIEIEGINILNKFDGILIPGGFGSRGIQGKLKTVQYARKKNIPYFGICLGMHIALIEFARNVVGMIDTDSTEFNSNCKNPIIKLISKNNYFNIKKLQKKMRLGNKQCKLNKLSLSYQLYNSSYIIERHRHQYKVNNLLINKLIQYGLLIAGRSIDKSFIEIIEIPNHPWFIGCQFHPEFISNPHNGHPLFIGFIKAAMKKINLN from the coding sequence ATGAATGTAAATTATATTTTTATTACTGGAGGAGTTACTTCTTCTTTAGGAAAAGGAATTATTATAGCTTCATTAGCTTCAATTCTTGAAAATAGAGGTTTAAAAGTAACTCTAATTAAATTAGATCCATATATTAATATGGATGCTAGTACTATAAATCCTACTCAAAATGGAGAAATATTTGTTACTAGTGATGGCGCTGAAACTAATTTAGATCTTGGATATTATGAAAGATTTATAACAACAAAAATGTCTCGTAATAATAATTTTACTGCTGGTTATATATATTCTGAAGTCTTAAAAAAAGAAAGACAAGGAGCTTATCTTGGAGTAACAATTAAAGTTATTCCTCATATTACTAATGCTATAAAGAAACATATAACTAAATTAGGAAAAAAAAAATATGATATAATATTAGTAGAAGTTGGAGGTATAGTTGAAGATATAGAATCTTTACCTTTTCTTGAAGCGATTCGTCAAATGGCAGTTGATATAGGTAAAGATAAAATAATTTATATTCATTTAATTTTATTACCATATATAAAAAATGTTAAAGAAATTAAAATTAAACCCACACAGTATTCTATTAAAAAATTATTATCAATAGGAATTCAACCAGATGTATTAATTTGTAGATCTAATTATTCATTATCTAATCTTGAAAAAATTAAAATTGCATCATTTTATAATTTATCAAAACAAGTAATTATTTCTTTAAAAGATGTTAGTTCTATTTATAAAATACCTATTTTATTAAAAAAACAAGGTTTAGATAATTATGTGTGTAATAAATTTAAATTTAATTTACGAGATACTAAACTTACTAAATGGAAAAAAATACTTAATACAGAATTAAATTCTAAAGGATATGTTAATATAAGTATAGTAGGAAAATATACTAAATTACCAGATGCATATAAATCGGTAATAGAAGCATTAAAACATGGAGGATTAAAAAATCAAGTACATGTAAATATTCATTTAATTAATTCTGAATTAATAGAAATAGAAGGAATAAATATTTTAAATAAGTTTGATGGTATTTTAATTCCTGGGGGTTTTGGTTCTAGAGGTATTCAAGGAAAATTAAAAACTGTACAATATGCAAGAAAAAAAAATATTCCTTATTTTGGAATATGTTTAGGTATGCATATAGCTTTAATTGAATTTGCACGTAATGTTGTTGGTATGATTGATACTGATTCAACTGAATTTAATTCAAATTGTAAAAATCCTATTATAAAATTGATTAGTAAAAATAATTATTTTAATATAAAAAAATTACAAAAAAAAATGAGATTAGGAAATAAACAATGTAAATTAAACAAATTAAGTTTATCATATCAACTGTATAATTCTAGCTATATTATTGAAAGACATCGTCATCAATATAAAGTAAATAATTTATTAATTAATAAGCTTATCCAATATGGTTTATTAATAGCAGGAAGATCAATAGATAAATCATTTATTGAAATTATTGAAATTCCTAATCATCCATGGTTTATCGGTTGTCAATTTCATCCAGAATTTATTTCTAATCCTCATAATGGACATCCATTATTTATAGGATTTATTAAAGCTGCGATGAAAAAAATTAACCTAAATTAA